The DNA window GGACCAATAATTAAAATGCCCAAATACTAGTGGAAAACCAATTCAATAACAATTGAACTAAAATACCAACTAATATAAAACCTTAAATTAATCAttctaattaaactaaaaatattaaaatataactaaatactctctatcattgccgcggggttcacttgaatcttgtcctcaaggttctaaaataacTCCTTGATCCCATTGCTTAAACGAATGATGTCTATCAAATCTAATATACTCAGTTTCCACACCTTCAGTGCCCACACACTGCTTCACCACTTTCAGAATAAATGCAACAGTCATTAACTTATCCTGACTAAACCCAGCATTAACAAATGCATTGACAAAAGTAGCATCAAGGTAAGCATCACATACTACTCCAACAAGTTATATCCTATGTGGTTTCCTCTTGTTGCCACCAATTTGTTCAGGTTCTTCATTATCAATTCTTTCCCAATAGCTCTCTGTTGTTGTTCCATCATTATTCTCCCAgaacaaaaattccaaaaatctaGCTCTCAAGGATAAAAAATGACTAGCAAATCCTGCTGAATTTTGATGCAACAAGATTTCTGGAACAAGTATATTTCTAAATAATGTAAATATCAGCTGTACCAATTTCCAATCATCCTCCGTGAATTTATTAAGTTCCAAATTCTCAAGTGATTTTTCCAAAATGGACACTATCACTGTAGCAACATATCTGTTAGTCACTGCAGACTTCAAATTCCATAAATACTCCAACTGCTGAGATACATCTGTGGAACCAGGCTCAATTGGCATTGTAAGGAACACCAAAAACTTCACTGTATTCATAAGCATGCTACAATCTTCGTGGTAATTATCGGTAATCGGTACCAAATCCTTAGAAACTATATTCCATTTGCACACTTGCTTGAACATATCACATGTTTGCGGATCGTCATGTCTCAAAAACCTTAGCAAGTCTTTCAAGTTATCGAAACACTATTTTCCTTTGGAATAACCGAGTCAGTTTCCGTCGCCGTCTTCCTTGACAGTTAAGTAAGGAAACAAAACATCATCTTGTCTCACAAATTCAATCCTGCTTGTTAGGAACTTGGAATATGGCTGATAATTGTAAGTAATAGATCCACCCATTGTTGGTTGATGTAACCTAGCTCCAATTAGATTTAACAAAGAAGTTTTTCCACTGCCTGAGGGACCCATCAATTCTAAAACTTCACTTGGATTTACACAACCAGTGATCCCTTTCAATATATCTTTGGCAACACCTTTTGTCATGCCGTTGAGCACTACCTTGTAtgtgacattagtgaactttagATATATTGGTAGAGTAGGTTCAGTTTGAAACTTTGGCTTATGAATTCTAGCTTCAATCTCTTCAGTTGTTTGAGGTGACACTGAAGGTGGTTTGGGTGCAGAACATTGATGCAGGTCCAattgaaaaaataatagtatCATATTTCTGCTGTCTTGATTCAATGTGCTATTAGGAACAATTTTTTCTGACTTGCGTGGGCTATTCGTAAACTCAATTTCCTTAGTCGCAAGTGGTCCTGGATCGTAGGTCATGGAGATGATGCGCAACACCTCTGCGGCGAAGAATCTGGCAGCAGCTCGTTCTCGCATTTGATCAAACAGATGGTCTCCAGAAGTATCAATGCTCAGagagaaatcaacaaaattagcAGCAACAGCTACTGTAGTACCACTAGAGGAGTCACCCCGTACACGATTAAGAACAACAGGATTTGTAGGTGTTCCAAAATTCGTATTTTTGCCACTGACTTCATAAGCTAATTTGTCAACAATGGTAGGTCCAATACAATTAGTATTGGATTCAACATGAGTAAAAACAACAAGAGACATAGAAGAAGCAGGTTCATGCGTCCTTTGTAAACCATTGAAGTACGCAGGCACAATAACCACAACCTTAGTTATTTTATCATTCAAAAACTCCAAAGCACCATTCTCAAGACCTGCTCAGAAATTTCTTCAGCTGCAAAAGATTTACCGATAGCGGGACAATCGAGTTTAACATTACCGTTATCATCTCTGGTGGCTCTATAAGAGACCTTCTTTGACTTGTCGTCAACCTCAGACATCTTCCTTACGATAAATCTCTTGGCGGAGAAAAACTTGTTCTCATGATTCACAACCGCTTCCCTCGTTGCAATTTGACCGACCAACCTATCACCGTTCTTGGTATACGCCACCGCAGACGGCATGGTTCTCTGACCCTCGGCGTTGGTGATAATAGTTGGTTTTCCACCTTCCATGGCGGCAACTGCAGaattggtggttcccaaatcgGTAACAATGACTTTCTCAGTGACGACTCTGAGAGTGAAATCCTTCTTAAAGGTTTTGCTGCTCAATTTAGGGAATGTGGCGCGGGTGAAGGGAGAGAAATTACAATTGAGTTGATTATCGAAGAATAGGGTTTTGGAAATATCAGAAAGGGAGAAATTGAGGGAGGAGAGACGGTTTATGGATCTGACGGTGTTTTTGAATCTTTTCTTAAAACAAGACACTTGCAAATGTTTCTTAAAAGAGGGATGAGTTACTTGGATATACTtatcaaaatctcttctattttttgAATAGGTTTGATATTGATGACAAATTGGGAAAGAGGTGTTTGTTGGTTGGAGTTGTTGATGATAACTATTATAGTCATATGAATAATAATATGATGAATAAGatgatgtgagatattggatcgaactctagtattgtcgaagggtagcttcttggttcgacagttcgacagagttaagcatgaagtcgaaggattgttcacatgctggtgtcgaagtgtgcatgctgtagtcgaagatgggtctagcatgcagatgtcgaagatgctagggttgttagcatgttaaattaggttttagtgtttaaaccctaatttgttaagttagcttgtttattaagttggcttgtgtaatgggccttgctgaaaaagcccattagttagtatgttaggttttattataaatagcatactagtctctcatcattgctaagctgcaaatcctaatttagggtgagagaggttatttgttattcttgtaaacttgtaatcttgttttaagagaaagtgaaagaatagcagttataaccaattattgtgttcctcttcttccttgtcctttattcttccttgttttatactttgttcttggcattgaattcacaacaaattggtgcggtgagcgtggagaagatgccttcaacaaagtatgagattgaaaagttcaccggagtgaatgatttcggtctgtggcgcttgaagatgaaagccctactggttcagcagggctgtttggaagcgttgaagggagaggcagccatgaatgcagaattgacggcagcggagaagacgaatatgatcgagaaagcacacagcgcaattttgttgagccttggtgataaggttctccggcaggtatcaaaggagacgacgacatcagggttatgggtgaaacttgaaagtttgtatatgaccaaatcgctggtaaatcgactctacctgaagcaagctttgtattcattcaagatgattgaagacaaagtattggctgagcagttggatatgttcaacaagctgattcttgatcttgaaaatattgatgtgaagatcgatgatgaagatcaagcgctgttactattgtgttctttgcctcgatcacatgctcacttcaaagaaactctcttgtatggaagggagtccctgacgtttgaagaagttcaatcagccttgtactctaaggacttgaatgaacgaaaggagcataaaccttcgactgttggcgaaggtttggccgttaaaggaaaactcttacgaaaggatggtaagttcgacaagaagaaaggcaaaagccagtcgaagacttacagtggcgaagcatctggcattcggtGCTACCAttataagaaggagggtcacacaagaaaggtgtgccctgaacgcttgaaatatcatggaggtaaggataatggcaacgctgccattgttcaagatgatttcgaatcatctgatgttcttgtggtttcaagcagtgactctaagaaggagtggattatggattcaggttgcacttggcacatgactccaaacaaagacttgttcgaggaattatgtgatcaagatggtggatcagtattgctgggaaacaacaaggcttgcaagattgcaggtgttggatctgtaagattcaagctccatgatgagtcaataaggttgttgactgaagtcaggtatgttcctgatttgaagagaaatctgctttctcttggtgaattcgacaagaaaggatatgttttccaaggagagaaaagtatcctaagagtcatgaagggtttgaaggaagtcttgagaggcgtgaagaaacaaggcttgtatactcttgaggctgaagttgtaagtggttcgacaaatgttgcatccacgaaacctttgtcgaaaacagaaatctggcacatgagattgggctatgtcagtgaaaggggtctggtcgaattagggaaacaaaatctgcttggtggagacaaagtcgaaaagctgaagttttgtgaaccctgtgtacttggaaaatcttgcagagtgaagttcaacaaaggcaaacaaagaacacatggatcccttgattacatccatgctgatctttgggggcctgcaaggtgtgcatcacattcaggagcaaggtattttctatccatagtagatgattattccagaaaattatgggtattcatccagaagactaaggatgaaacttttgagaatttcaaaagttggaagactctggttgaaaatcagactggcaggaaggtcaagaggttgagaaccgacaatggccttgaattttgcaatgaggcattcgacagtttttgtgctgcctttggtattgcaaggcacagaactactgcaggtactccacagcaaaatggtttggctgaaagatttaatcgaactattttggagagagtcagatgcatgttgactagtgcggggttaaagaaggtgttctgggctgaggctgtttcgacagcaacatatctgataaacagatgtccttcgacagcgttagatatgaagacacctgaagaagtttggtcgggacatccaccagatctcgacaaactgagagtatttggctgcgtagcctatgctcacattaggcaagacaaggtcgaacctagagctctgaaatgcatgttcatgggataccctgatggagtcaaagcttataggctatggtgcctagagccaggtcacaggaggtgtatcaccagtcgagatgtagttttcaatgaagttgaaatggcttttaagaaaactgatgatgttggtcgaagtacagaaacatctgacgaagagctggaacaggtagagattcctgttgaggtggagcatgttgatgctgaattgcatatcccagatgaagtcgaagaagaagcagaagatactgaagttgaggaaactgacgatgactacctattgtcgagagataggtcgagaagagtcatcaagccacctcagagacttggatatgcagatcttatagcttatgccttaatctctgcaagtgaggttctagacgaagaacctagagactataaggaagttatgaggagtcgaaataagactgaatggctgaaggccatggatgatgagatgaaatctcttcatgataatcatacttgggaactgatcaagaaacctgttggggcaaggttagtcagctgtaaatggattttcaaagttaaggaaggaattgaaggagtgacgtcgaaaagatacaaggcaaggttagttgcaaggggtttcactcagaaagaaggtgtcgacttcaatgatgtgttttctcctgttgtgaagcataggtccattcgaatgttgcttgccatggtggcacagttcgatcttgaactggaacagatggatgtgaagactgcgttcttgtatggtgatctagatgaaacgatcctgatgaggcaacctgaagggtatgtcgaaaaggggaaggaagattatgtgtgcaagttaaagagatctttgtatgggctgaaacaatctcctcgacagtggaataggagattcgacaatttcatggcacgcataagtttcattagaagtcagttcgaccactgcgtttacttcagatttcgacctggtaattcatttgttattttgttgctttatgtggatgatattctcatagtaagcaacaatgttgaagatgtgacgagggtgaaggctgaactcaataaggagttcgatatgaaggatctgggagctgcttccaggattcttggaattgacattcgaagagatagaaagaagtcgaagttatgcctatctcaagaggcatatctacggaagattcttgaaaagtttggtatgtcgaattcgaagccagttgtgactccaacaaaccctcaattcaagctgagtattgatcagtgtcccagtactgatgtcgaaagagcctatatgaatagcattccgtatgctaatatagttggttctttgatgtatgctatggtttgtactagacccgacatagcttacgcagtcagtcttgtaagcaggtacatggcgaatcctggaaaggctcactggcaagcattgaagtggattttaaggtacataaatgggtctctgaatagagtcctaatttatggtggagccttgggtgaaaatagtaaagcagtaatagaaggatatgtcgactctgattatgcaggttgtatggattccagaaaatctatttctggatatgttttcactatgtttggcactgcaattagttggaaagcaacacttcagaaggttgttgctctatcaaccactgaagcggagtatattgccctaactgaagct is part of the Vicia villosa cultivar HV-30 ecotype Madison, WI linkage group LG2, Vvil1.0, whole genome shotgun sequence genome and encodes:
- the LOC131648568 gene encoding uncharacterized protein LOC131648568, coding for MEGGKPTIITNAEGQRTMPSAVAYTKNGDRLVGQIATREAVVNHENKFFSAKRFIVRKMSEVDDKSKKVSYRATRDDNGLENGALEFLNDKITKVVVIVPAYFNGLQRTHEPASSMSLVVFTHVESNTNCIGPTIVDKLAYEVSGKNTNFGTPTNPVVLNRVRGDSSSGTTVAVAANFVDFSLSIDTSGDHLFDQMRERAAARFFAAEVLRIISMTYDPGPLATKEIEFTNSPRKSEKIVPNSTLNQDSRNMILLFFQLDLHQCSAPKPPSVSPQTTEEIEARIHKPKFQTEPTLPIYLKFTNVTYKVVLNGMTKGVAKDILKGITGCVNPSEVLELMGPSGSGKTSLLNLIGARLHQPTMGGSITYNYQPYSKFLTSRIEFVRQDDVLFPYLTVKEDGDGN